One region of Olleya sp. Hel_I_94 genomic DNA includes:
- a CDS encoding tryptophan-rich sensory protein — MKKQLQIINGIAFVCVIIMNYLSNTGLLNNTTIGEVSKQYNTLFTPAGYAFSIWGIIYLLLTGFIVYQGRSLFVKVRNDDFVLRTGWWFTISCIANCAWIVTWIYGYTVLSSVFIFIILIALLQIVLKNKMELFDAPITVIVFLWWPFVIYSGWITVACIANVSAVLVKYNWDGFGLSPTVWTLLLIGVATVINLMVTWTRNMREFALVGAWALIAIYVANNNVNTSVAYTALVAAVILIISSAAHGFKNRKTNPAIKCMEYFEGRSS; from the coding sequence ATGAAAAAACAACTACAAATAATCAATGGGATTGCTTTTGTCTGCGTGATTATAATGAACTATTTATCCAATACGGGTTTATTAAATAACACAACTATTGGCGAAGTCTCTAAACAATACAATACCTTATTTACACCTGCAGGATATGCGTTTTCCATTTGGGGAATCATCTATTTGCTTTTAACAGGATTTATTGTTTATCAAGGACGTAGTTTGTTTGTCAAGGTCAGAAATGACGACTTTGTACTAAGAACAGGTTGGTGGTTTACTATCTCATGTATTGCTAATTGTGCTTGGATTGTCACTTGGATTTATGGTTATACTGTACTATCCTCTGTATTTATTTTTATAATACTTATCGCGTTATTACAAATAGTGCTTAAAAACAAAATGGAATTGTTTGATGCACCAATCACTGTTATTGTGTTTTTGTGGTGGCCATTTGTAATTTATAGTGGTTGGATTACGGTTGCATGTATTGCTAATGTATCAGCAGTTTTAGTAAAATATAATTGGGATGGTTTTGGGTTGTCACCAACCGTTTGGACCTTACTATTAATTGGGGTAGCCACAGTAATAAACTTAATGGTTACCTGGACACGTAACATGCGCGAGTTTGCGCTAGTTGGTGCTTGGGCTTTAATTGCTATTTACGTGGCTAATAACAACGTAAATACTTCTGTAGCCTACACTGCGTTAGTTGCTGCTGTAATTTTAATTATAAGCAGTGCTGCACATGGCTTTAAAAACCGAAAAACAAATCCTGCTATAAAGTGTATGGAGTATTTTGAGGGAAGGTCAAGTTAG
- a CDS encoding YgiQ family radical SAM protein, with product MQELKLSDWLPTTNKEVKIRGWQELDVILFSGDAYVDHPTFGPAVIGRLLESFGLRVAIVPQPNVNDNLQDFVKLGKPRLFFGVTGGCMDPMISNYNANKKKRDKDAYTPNGDIGFRPDYASSVYSKILKEKWPDTPVLIGGIEGSLRRVTHYDYWSDQLMPTILETSKADMLVYGMGEQPLREIIRLLEKGVPFSSINTVNQTAVLMNKDEKIPKNSNWEDIEIASHETCLKDKKKYASNFKVIEQESNKLAARRIFQKVGDKVLMINPPYPTMTEAEIDASFDLPYTRLPHPKYDKRGPIPAFEMIKFSINIHRGCFGGCSFCTISAHQGKFIASRSKESILKEVDTVANMPDFKGYLSDIGGPSANMYQMKGKVQSICDKCVAPSCISPVICSNLDTSHKPLTELYQAVDSHPKVKKSFIGSGIRHDMLVPEFNKNADPKELDAYTEEVMTKHVSGRLKVAPEHTSDPVLKLMRKPSFKYFHKFKERFDKINIAKGLKLQLIPYFISNHPACEVEDMANLAAETKDMGFQLEQVQGFTPTPMTVATVIYYSGYHPYTLKKVNTPITRKEKDEQHRFFFWYKDENKAWIKKTLNKLGRQDLLDVLLPGKEEKWRKNKPKGEAKNTFNDAVPFNQRKNKAKFKSKNKRR from the coding sequence ATGCAAGAATTAAAATTATCAGATTGGTTACCTACCACTAACAAAGAGGTTAAGATACGTGGTTGGCAAGAGCTAGACGTCATACTTTTTAGTGGTGACGCCTACGTGGATCATCCTACGTTTGGTCCAGCAGTTATTGGACGTTTGCTAGAAAGTTTTGGCTTACGTGTCGCTATTGTACCACAACCTAATGTTAACGATAATCTTCAGGACTTTGTAAAATTAGGTAAACCAAGATTATTTTTTGGTGTTACAGGTGGTTGTATGGATCCCATGATTAGCAATTATAATGCTAATAAAAAGAAACGTGATAAGGATGCCTACACGCCAAATGGTGATATTGGATTTAGACCTGATTATGCATCGTCTGTATACTCTAAAATTTTAAAAGAAAAATGGCCAGATACTCCAGTGTTAATTGGTGGTATCGAAGGGTCTTTACGACGTGTAACACACTACGATTATTGGAGTGATCAATTAATGCCAACAATTTTAGAAACTTCTAAAGCAGATATGTTGGTGTACGGAATGGGAGAACAGCCCTTGCGAGAAATCATACGTTTGCTAGAAAAAGGCGTACCATTTAGTAGTATTAATACAGTTAATCAAACTGCTGTATTAATGAATAAAGACGAAAAAATACCTAAGAACAGTAATTGGGAAGATATTGAAATCGCTTCGCATGAAACCTGTTTAAAGGATAAGAAAAAATATGCGTCTAATTTTAAGGTCATCGAGCAAGAGTCCAACAAATTAGCTGCAAGACGAATTTTCCAAAAAGTAGGAGATAAGGTGTTAATGATTAATCCACCATATCCAACAATGACCGAAGCAGAGATTGATGCGTCATTTGATTTACCATACACACGATTACCACATCCAAAGTATGATAAGCGTGGACCAATTCCTGCGTTCGAGATGATTAAGTTTTCCATCAACATTCATAGAGGTTGTTTTGGTGGTTGTAGCTTTTGTACCATATCTGCGCACCAAGGAAAATTTATTGCTTCACGTAGTAAGGAATCTATTTTAAAAGAAGTTGATACGGTTGCAAATATGCCTGATTTTAAAGGGTATTTAAGTGATATTGGTGGACCAAGTGCAAATATGTATCAAATGAAGGGTAAAGTACAGTCTATTTGCGATAAATGTGTTGCACCAAGTTGTATTTCGCCAGTAATATGTAGTAATTTAGATACATCACATAAACCGTTAACCGAATTGTACCAAGCGGTTGATAGTCATCCAAAAGTTAAAAAATCGTTTATAGGTTCTGGAATCCGACACGATATGTTAGTCCCGGAATTTAATAAAAATGCAGATCCAAAAGAGTTAGATGCTTATACGGAAGAAGTCATGACTAAGCACGTCTCTGGACGACTTAAAGTGGCTCCAGAGCATACTAGTGATCCTGTGTTAAAATTAATGCGTAAACCGTCGTTTAAATACTTCCATAAGTTCAAAGAGCGTTTTGATAAAATTAATATTGCCAAAGGATTAAAACTTCAATTAATACCTTACTTTATTTCTAATCATCCTGCTTGTGAGGTGGAAGACATGGCTAATCTAGCTGCCGAAACCAAAGACATGGGATTCCAGTTAGAGCAAGTACAAGGCTTTACACCAACACCAATGACTGTGGCTACTGTAATTTATTATAGTGGCTACCATCCTTACACGCTTAAAAAAGTAAATACACCAATTACTAGAAAAGAGAAAGACGAACAACACCGTTTTTTCTTTTGGTATAAAGACGAAAACAAAGCGTGGATCAAAAAGACCCTAAACAAATTAGGACGTCAAGACTTATTAGACGTGCTGTTACCTGGTAAAGAGGAAAAATGGCGAAAAAACAAACCTAAAGGTGAAGCTAAAAACACCTTTAATGACGCTGTTCCGTTTAATCAACGTAAGAATAAGGCTAAGTTTAAAAGCAAAAATAAACGTCGTTAA
- a CDS encoding ABC transporter permease, whose amino-acid sequence MTTKTYSLSQLALQKFKKNFWGVFSLCFVALVGLVSVFAYLFAPDNSQNANQMHVSIHSKPPGFNVKMLTIPSQIKNEQSLFQKVFFGINNTDSEIPISSYSIHNNQLTYTEFASDGLEGDTKTIDASYITQNSASQYIKNVTFHLGTDKYGRDLLSRLLVGARISFFIGFVAVFISLVIGIFMGSVAGYYGGKVDALIMWIINVTWSIPTLLLVIAITLALGKGFWQVFIAVGLTMWVEVARVVRGQLISAKQMQYVTAARALGFNDFRIITKHILPNIMAPVIVICAANFAAAILIESGLSFLGIGAQPPMASWGAMIKDHYNYIILGKPYLAILPGLCIMLLVMAFMLIGNALRDALDVKV is encoded by the coding sequence ATGACAACAAAAACATACTCCTTATCACAATTAGCGCTTCAAAAGTTTAAAAAAAACTTTTGGGGCGTTTTTAGTTTGTGTTTTGTAGCATTAGTTGGCTTAGTGTCTGTATTTGCGTATTTATTTGCACCAGACAATTCTCAAAATGCCAATCAAATGCATGTGTCTATTCATTCTAAACCTCCAGGTTTTAATGTTAAGATGTTGACCATACCTTCTCAAATTAAAAACGAGCAATCACTTTTTCAAAAAGTGTTCTTCGGAATAAACAATACAGACTCCGAAATTCCTATTTCAAGTTATTCAATACATAATAACCAATTAACGTACACCGAGTTTGCTTCTGATGGTTTAGAAGGCGACACAAAAACAATCGATGCGTCTTATATCACTCAAAATTCAGCGTCTCAATATATAAAAAACGTAACCTTCCATCTAGGAACCGATAAATATGGACGTGATTTATTAAGTCGTTTATTGGTTGGTGCACGTATTTCTTTTTTTATTGGCTTTGTAGCAGTATTTATATCTCTGGTAATTGGAATATTTATGGGTAGTGTTGCTGGATATTATGGAGGTAAAGTAGACGCTTTAATCATGTGGATTATAAATGTAACCTGGTCCATTCCAACGTTATTGTTGGTTATAGCAATTACTTTAGCCTTAGGTAAAGGGTTTTGGCAAGTATTTATAGCAGTAGGTTTAACCATGTGGGTAGAAGTGGCTAGAGTTGTTAGAGGACAACTTATTAGTGCAAAACAAATGCAATACGTGACAGCAGCTAGAGCTTTAGGATTTAACGATTTTAGGATAATAACAAAACATATATTGCCTAATATTATGGCTCCTGTGATTGTAATATGTGCAGCCAATTTTGCTGCAGCAATATTAATAGAGTCTGGACTTAGTTTTCTTGGTATTGGTGCACAACCACCTATGGCAAGTTGGGGAGCAATGATTAAGGATCATTACAACTATATTATTTTAGGTAAACCCTATCTAGCTATTTTACCAGGTTTATGCATCATGCTTTTAGTAATGGCTTTTATGCTAATTGGTAATGCATTACGCGATGCGTTAGATGTTAAAGTTTAG
- a CDS encoding carboxy terminal-processing peptidase: MKRKYNIILLVLLLAFGSCSFTTKVDDDPDKDKLLIQIITLALDQLHFEPKELNDAFSAEIYSDYLELVDPLKRYFLQSDVDDFKKFETEIDDQLRAYDISFFSLVYERLVQRQEEAKSYYKDILAKPFDFNQDEDYNTDYKNLPYAKNKKGLKERWRQQLKFNTLSSYDTLMDEQNDTAKVKEDEEGTEAIEKEPVVKKTITEIEAEARAETSKALDNYFTDYIEDMDREDWFGMYVNTIVEEFDPHTSYLAPTDKDRFDQQMSGKLEGIGARLQKKMDYIKIVELISGGPAWRDGEIEVGDVIMKVRQDKEKEAISVVGMRIDDAIKLIKGPKGTKVILTMKKVDGTIQDIAVTRDLVELEETYAKSSIVKKDNKNYGIINLPKFYVDFEDYNNRNAATDIKLEIERLKEAGIEGLVLDLRNNGGGSLRTVVDMAGLFIKDGPIVQVRSTDEPKEVLRDTDKSIVWDGPLVIMVNELSASASEILAAAMQDYKRAIIIGSKQTYGKGTVQNVLDLNRMVRNSSHGDLGALKLTRQKFYRINGGSTQLEGVKSDVVVPDRYSFIDIGERDQENPLAWDKITPVDFEVWNSYFDYDRTIANSKERMANNEQLKLIENSAKWAKTKMDDNSYSLNYEKYRAELKLNEEEAKQFDAISDYKTNLTFESLPYEQRMFDQDTTLRDKRNRWHENLSKDVYVEEALNVLNDLKMTYEIKKVATIKN; this comes from the coding sequence ATGAAAAGGAAATATAATATAATATTGCTAGTACTATTATTAGCATTTGGTTCTTGTAGTTTTACCACTAAAGTTGATGACGATCCAGATAAAGACAAACTTTTAATACAAATCATAACTTTAGCTTTAGACCAGTTACATTTTGAACCAAAAGAATTAAATGATGCTTTTTCTGCAGAAATTTATTCGGACTATTTAGAGTTGGTTGACCCTTTAAAACGTTACTTCTTGCAGTCAGATGTTGACGATTTTAAAAAGTTTGAAACCGAAATTGATGATCAGTTAAGAGCTTATGATATTTCATTTTTTAGTTTGGTTTATGAGCGTTTAGTGCAACGTCAAGAAGAAGCTAAGTCTTATTATAAAGATATTTTAGCAAAGCCTTTTGATTTTAATCAAGACGAAGATTATAACACAGATTATAAAAACTTACCATACGCTAAAAACAAAAAAGGATTAAAAGAGCGTTGGAGACAACAGTTAAAATTTAATACGTTGTCTAGTTACGATACTTTAATGGATGAGCAAAATGATACAGCTAAAGTAAAGGAAGACGAGGAAGGCACTGAAGCTATTGAAAAAGAGCCTGTAGTTAAAAAAACTATTACAGAGATTGAAGCAGAAGCTAGAGCTGAAACGTCTAAAGCTTTAGATAATTATTTTACAGACTATATCGAAGATATGGATCGTGAGGATTGGTTTGGTATGTATGTGAATACTATTGTAGAAGAGTTTGATCCACACACCTCTTATTTAGCACCAACAGATAAAGATAGATTTGATCAGCAAATGTCTGGTAAACTTGAAGGTATTGGAGCACGTTTACAGAAAAAAATGGACTACATCAAAATTGTAGAACTTATTTCTGGTGGACCAGCTTGGAGAGATGGAGAGATAGAAGTTGGTGATGTTATAATGAAAGTACGTCAGGACAAAGAAAAAGAAGCAATAAGCGTAGTTGGAATGCGTATTGATGATGCTATTAAATTAATTAAAGGACCTAAAGGGACTAAGGTTATTTTAACCATGAAAAAAGTGGATGGTACTATCCAAGATATTGCAGTGACTAGAGATTTAGTAGAGCTGGAAGAGACTTATGCTAAGTCTTCAATAGTTAAAAAAGACAATAAAAATTACGGAATAATAAATCTGCCTAAGTTTTATGTAGATTTTGAAGATTATAATAACCGTAACGCTGCAACAGATATTAAATTAGAAATTGAGCGTTTAAAAGAAGCTGGTATTGAAGGTCTTGTTTTAGACCTGCGTAATAATGGTGGAGGATCTTTAAGAACCGTTGTAGATATGGCTGGTTTATTTATTAAAGACGGACCAATTGTACAAGTTAGATCAACCGACGAGCCAAAAGAGGTGTTACGTGATACTGATAAATCCATTGTTTGGGATGGACCATTAGTAATTATGGTAAACGAGTTGTCTGCATCTGCATCAGAGATTTTAGCTGCAGCAATGCAAGATTACAAACGTGCTATTATTATTGGTAGTAAGCAAACTTATGGTAAAGGAACAGTACAAAATGTATTAGACTTAAACCGAATGGTTCGTAATAGTTCTCACGGAGATTTAGGAGCCTTAAAATTAACGCGTCAAAAGTTTTACCGTATTAATGGTGGATCAACACAGTTAGAAGGTGTAAAAAGTGATGTTGTTGTTCCGGATCGTTACAGTTTTATTGACATAGGTGAGCGTGATCAAGAAAATCCATTAGCTTGGGATAAGATCACACCTGTAGATTTTGAAGTTTGGAATAGCTATTTTGACTACGATCGTACCATTGCTAATAGTAAAGAGCGTATGGCTAATAACGAGCAATTAAAGTTAATTGAAAATAGTGCTAAATGGGCTAAGACTAAAATGGATGATAACAGCTACTCGCTTAATTACGAAAAATATAGAGCAGAGTTAAAGTTAAATGAAGAAGAAGCAAAGCAGTTTGATGCGATTTCAGATTATAAAACTAATTTAACATTTGAGTCGTTACCATACGAGCAAAGAATGTTTGATCAAGACACGACCTTACGTGATAAACGTAACAGATGGCATGAAAATTTAAGTAAAGATGTTTATGTTGAAGAAGCGCTTAACGTGCTAAACGACTTAAAAATGACTTACGAAATTAAAAAAGTAGCCACGATAAAAAATTAG
- the surE gene encoding 5'/3'-nucleotidase SurE yields the protein MSKKPLILVTNDDGITAPGILALIDVMETLGDVVVVAPDSPQSGMGHAITLNNVLHLDKVSKKGDKTLKYSCSGTPADCVKIAINEVLDRRPDLCVSGINHGSNSSINVIYSGTMSAAIEAGIEGIPAIGFSLLDYKWDADFEASKKYIKQIAKNALQHGIADGMILNVNIPALKKKDIKGIKVCRQARANWKEKFDKRQTPQGRDYYWLTGEFVNYDKGTDTDEYALSEGYVSVVPVQYDLTAHHYMQELNTWQFE from the coding sequence ATGAGTAAAAAACCACTAATTTTAGTGACTAATGATGATGGCATAACTGCACCAGGAATTTTAGCTTTAATTGATGTTATGGAAACCTTAGGTGATGTCGTTGTAGTAGCACCAGATAGTCCGCAAAGCGGAATGGGTCATGCTATTACATTAAACAATGTACTACACTTAGATAAAGTCTCTAAAAAAGGAGACAAAACTTTAAAATACAGCTGTTCTGGGACACCTGCAGATTGTGTTAAAATTGCAATTAACGAGGTTTTAGACAGACGTCCAGATTTGTGCGTATCTGGTATTAATCATGGCTCCAACAGCTCCATCAATGTGATATATTCTGGAACTATGAGTGCTGCTATTGAAGCAGGAATTGAAGGTATACCTGCTATCGGATTTTCTTTGTTGGATTACAAATGGGATGCAGATTTTGAAGCTTCTAAAAAATACATTAAACAAATAGCTAAAAATGCTTTACAACATGGTATTGCTGATGGTATGATACTAAATGTAAACATTCCTGCTTTAAAAAAGAAGGACATAAAAGGCATTAAAGTTTGTAGACAAGCAAGAGCTAATTGGAAAGAAAAATTTGACAAAAGACAAACACCACAAGGTAGAGATTACTACTGGCTAACTGGTGAATTTGTAAATTACGATAAAGGCACAGATACTGACGAATATGCTTTATCTGAAGGTTATGTTTCTGTTGTACCTGTACAATACGATTTAACTGCGCACCATTACATGCAAGAACTAAATACGTGGCAATTTGAATAA
- the lpxB gene encoding lipid-A-disaccharide synthase, with protein sequence MKYYIISGEASGDLHGSNLMKALQKQDATADFRFWGGDLMQSVGGTLVKHYKALAFMGFSEVIMNLRTIAKNLSFCKTDIANYNPDVIIFIDYPGFNLRIAKWAKTKNFKTHYYISPQIWAWKEGRIKAIKHDVDQMYVILPFEKDFYENKHNYPVHFVGHPLIDAIADRTQVDDKTFRKTHGLTEKPIIALLPGSRKQEITKMLSVMLSVVDDYPDYQFVIAGAPSQDYDFYKTFIKQSNVHFISNKTYDLLSLATAALVTSGTATLETALFKVPQVVCYKGSWVSYQIGKRVVNLDYISLVNLILDKEVVTELIQGDFNTKRLKKELDTILDSYERTKYFMSYYDLEKKLGGKGASENTAKLIYNYIHD encoded by the coding sequence TTGAAGTATTACATTATTTCTGGCGAAGCTTCTGGCGATTTACATGGCTCTAACCTAATGAAAGCGTTGCAAAAACAAGATGCAACTGCAGATTTTAGGTTTTGGGGAGGCGACTTAATGCAATCTGTTGGTGGCACATTAGTAAAACACTATAAAGCTCTAGCTTTTATGGGATTTTCTGAAGTGATCATGAATTTAAGGACTATTGCCAAAAACTTATCGTTTTGTAAAACAGATATTGCAAACTATAATCCTGACGTGATTATTTTTATTGACTATCCTGGGTTTAATCTACGTATTGCAAAATGGGCTAAGACTAAAAATTTTAAAACACATTATTATATTTCTCCTCAAATTTGGGCTTGGAAAGAAGGTCGTATTAAAGCTATCAAACATGATGTAGACCAAATGTATGTGATCCTACCGTTTGAAAAAGACTTTTACGAAAACAAACATAATTATCCTGTGCATTTTGTTGGACATCCATTAATAGATGCTATTGCAGACAGAACACAAGTGGACGATAAAACGTTTAGAAAAACACATGGTTTAACCGAAAAACCAATTATTGCCCTATTACCAGGAAGTAGAAAGCAAGAAATAACAAAAATGTTATCCGTAATGCTCAGTGTTGTAGATGACTACCCTGACTACCAATTTGTAATTGCAGGTGCACCAAGTCAGGATTACGACTTTTATAAAACTTTTATTAAACAAAGTAATGTCCATTTTATAAGCAACAAAACTTACGATTTACTAAGTCTTGCGACTGCTGCTTTAGTGACCTCTGGAACAGCAACATTAGAAACCGCTTTGTTTAAAGTGCCTCAGGTAGTTTGCTACAAAGGTAGTTGGGTGTCTTACCAAATTGGTAAACGAGTAGTAAACCTAGATTATATTAGCTTAGTAAACTTAATATTGGATAAAGAGGTTGTAACCGAATTAATTCAGGGTGACTTTAACACTAAACGTCTAAAAAAAGAGTTAGATACTATACTAGATAGCTATGAACGTACTAAATATTTTATGAGTTATTATGACTTAGAAAAAAAATTAGGTGGAAAAGGTGCTAGTGAAAACACAGCTAAATTAATATATAATTACATACACGATTAA
- a CDS encoding C40 family peptidase produces MNKIVLLLILATLMSCGSSKSKRVVTTKSESEVISQTNNKPARRGPARKTSTKSTRDIATDDQLEDNQSVEAIAVNNPLIASIINNAQSYEGVRYKYGGTTKKGMDCSGLIYTAFQSEDISLPRSSSAMATHGDWIDVKEVREGDLLFFATKRNSRTVNHVGLVTSSRLGRVEFIHASTSKGVMTSLLSERYWYFAFVQARRLL; encoded by the coding sequence ATGAATAAAATTGTCCTACTTTTAATATTAGCAACATTAATGTCTTGCGGAAGCAGTAAAAGCAAGCGTGTTGTCACTACAAAATCTGAATCTGAAGTTATCAGCCAAACCAACAATAAACCTGCTAGACGTGGTCCTGCTAGAAAAACCAGCACAAAATCTACTAGAGACATAGCTACTGATGATCAATTAGAAGATAATCAATCTGTAGAAGCCATAGCTGTTAACAATCCACTAATTGCAAGCATTATTAATAATGCACAAAGTTATGAAGGTGTTAGATACAAATATGGTGGTACTACAAAAAAAGGTATGGATTGCTCTGGATTAATCTATACAGCATTTCAATCTGAAGATATTAGTTTACCACGATCTTCAAGCGCTATGGCTACGCATGGTGACTGGATAGATGTAAAAGAAGTTAGAGAAGGTGACTTACTGTTTTTTGCCACAAAACGGAACAGCAGAACCGTTAACCATGTTGGTTTAGTAACGTCATCTAGATTAGGACGTGTAGAATTTATTCATGCAAGTACAAGTAAAGGTGTAATGACCTCCCTTTTATCTGAACGCTATTGGTACTTTGCTTTTGTCCAAGCACGACGATTATTGTAA
- a CDS encoding ComEC/Rec2 family competence protein: MKLLHFSIIKFTICLIIGIVLSKILSISVLYSWFITISLTALSVILYFIFKKKSNHIYLFGTIIYLTFVAFGLFISNSNEDLNKTNHFSNYISKDTTTSTTTFRIRELLKPNAYSQRYYIDLLQINNNNVIGKALLNVKKDSLQSILPIDAIYTTAIPLVDVKKPLNPDQFSYKNYLEKQQVHFQLYADHTNILQLQNKTHTLFGYAAKLRNHINSKLDKYQYTNDQLSIINALILGQRQNITKAVYDNYTNAGAIHILAVSGLHVGIILLILNLVFKPVERLKNGKFYKTIILVILLWTYALIAGGSASIIRATTMFSIVAIGINLKRPTNIYNTLAVSVFILLLIKPNFLFDVGFQLSYAAVIAIVSFQPILEKLWTPKYKIVTLLWQTLTVTVSAQFGIIPISLYYFHQFPSLFWLSNLIVIPFLSIILGLGLLVITLALFGLPKTFLSDTFGMVINWMNSFFEWISSQEDFLIIDIPFTIAQVIISYIFIFCLYALYHNKNYRWLQLTLISVLVLQLSYTIVKFNSKSNQFIVFHKSRNTLLGKKHNNQLATFSTLKTAETNSIIRSYAVKNALQTSASKPVTNIYKLDNKHVLVIDSLSVFNVKGITIDYVVLTQSPKLNLERLIDSLKPKVIIADGNNYRSYVNRWEATCLKQKLPFYHTGKTGAYIINY, translated from the coding sequence ATGAAATTGCTTCATTTTTCAATTATAAAATTCACAATTTGCTTAATAATTGGCATCGTACTTTCTAAGATACTAAGTATTTCGGTACTTTATAGCTGGTTTATAACTATAAGTCTTACAGCGCTTTCCGTTATTTTATATTTTATTTTCAAAAAGAAAAGTAACCACATTTATCTTTTTGGTACTATTATCTACTTAACTTTTGTAGCTTTTGGTCTTTTTATATCTAATAGTAACGAAGATTTAAATAAAACCAATCACTTTAGCAATTATATAAGTAAAGATACCACCACTAGTACTACAACTTTTAGGATTAGAGAATTATTAAAACCTAATGCTTATAGTCAGCGTTATTATATTGACTTGCTTCAGATAAATAACAATAACGTTATAGGCAAAGCATTGCTAAACGTTAAAAAAGACAGTTTACAATCTATATTACCTATAGACGCTATTTATACAACTGCCATACCATTAGTGGACGTTAAAAAGCCTTTAAATCCAGATCAATTTAGTTATAAAAATTATTTAGAAAAACAGCAAGTACACTTTCAGCTATATGCTGATCACACCAATATACTGCAGCTTCAAAATAAAACACATACCCTATTTGGATATGCAGCTAAATTAAGAAATCACATAAATAGCAAATTAGATAAGTATCAATATACAAATGACCAGCTGTCCATTATTAATGCCTTAATATTAGGGCAAAGACAAAATATAACAAAAGCAGTTTATGACAATTACACCAATGCAGGAGCCATACACATATTAGCAGTTTCTGGGTTACATGTTGGTATAATATTGTTAATACTAAATTTGGTATTCAAGCCTGTAGAACGTTTAAAAAACGGGAAGTTTTATAAAACCATAATACTCGTTATTTTATTATGGACCTATGCTTTAATTGCAGGTGGTTCTGCATCTATTATAAGAGCAACAACCATGTTTAGTATTGTTGCTATAGGTATTAACTTAAAACGTCCGACAAACATCTATAACACCTTAGCTGTTTCTGTTTTTATTTTACTATTAATTAAACCTAATTTTTTATTTGATGTAGGTTTTCAGTTAAGTTATGCTGCAGTAATAGCAATCGTTAGTTTTCAGCCTATATTAGAAAAACTTTGGACACCTAAATACAAAATTGTAACGCTGTTATGGCAAACGCTAACAGTAACCGTTTCAGCTCAATTTGGAATTATCCCTATAAGTCTATATTATTTCCATCAATTTCCTAGTTTGTTTTGGCTATCCAATCTAATTGTAATTCCATTTTTAAGTATCATATTAGGTTTAGGTTTACTAGTAATAACATTAGCACTATTTGGTTTACCTAAAACATTTTTGTCAGACACATTTGGAATGGTTATCAATTGGATGAATTCCTTTTTTGAATGGATTTCTAGTCAGGAAGATTTTTTAATAATTGATATTCCATTTACCATCGCTCAGGTGATTATATCCTATATTTTTATATTTTGCCTTTATGCACTTTACCATAATAAGAATTATAGGTGGTTACAATTAACCTTAATTTCGGTCTTGGTTTTACAATTATCCTATACCATTGTCAAATTTAATAGTAAAAGCAATCAGTTTATTGTATTTCATAAAAGTAGAAACACACTATTAGGTAAAAAACATAACAATCAATTAGCAACCTTTTCTACATTAAAAACAGCAGAAACAAATTCTATAATTAGAAGCTATGCAGTCAAAAACGCATTACAAACATCGGCTTCAAAACCTGTAACTAACATATACAAACTGGACAACAAACATGTATTAGTTATTGATAGTTTGTCCGTATTTAATGTAAAAGGAATAACAATAGATTATGTTGTATTAACACAATCTCCAAAATTAAACCTAGAGCGATTAATTGACAGCTTAAAACCAAAGGTTATAATAGCAGATGGAAATAATTATAGATCGTATGTAAATCGTTGGGAAGCTACTTGTTTAAAACAAAAACTCCCGTTTTACCACACAGGTAAAACAGGAGCTTATATTATAAACTATTAA